One stretch of Saccharopolyspora erythraea DNA includes these proteins:
- the pdxH gene encoding pyridoxamine 5'-phosphate oxidase: protein MSEANSTPTATLPSMRVSYEAGSLDEGSLAGTWHEQFGLWFEQAVHEPSIHEANAMVLATADADGLPSSRTVLCKGFDARGVVFFTNYTSAKSHDLKVTRFAAATFPWLAMQRQVNVRGTVEKVSQEETAEYWAERPRGSQLGAWASPQSRVVSGRPALQSTLNGIERRFADAEKVPVPPHWGGWRIVPESVEFWQGRPDRLHDRLRFRNNDGAWVVERLAP, encoded by the coding sequence ATGTCGGAGGCGAACTCCACCCCCACGGCCACGTTGCCGTCCATGCGAGTGTCCTACGAGGCGGGTTCGCTGGACGAAGGTTCGCTCGCCGGGACCTGGCACGAGCAGTTCGGGCTCTGGTTCGAGCAGGCCGTGCACGAGCCTTCGATCCACGAGGCCAACGCCATGGTGCTGGCCACCGCCGACGCCGACGGCCTGCCGTCCTCGCGGACGGTGCTGTGCAAGGGCTTCGACGCGCGGGGAGTGGTGTTCTTCACCAACTACACCTCGGCCAAGAGCCACGACCTGAAGGTGACCCGGTTCGCGGCGGCCACCTTCCCGTGGCTGGCGATGCAGCGCCAGGTCAACGTGCGGGGCACCGTGGAGAAGGTGAGCCAGGAGGAGACCGCCGAGTACTGGGCGGAGCGCCCGCGGGGCTCGCAGCTCGGCGCGTGGGCCTCGCCGCAGTCGCGGGTGGTCTCGGGCCGCCCGGCGCTGCAGTCGACGCTCAACGGCATCGAACGCCGGTTCGCCGACGCCGAGAAGGTCCCGGTCCCGCCGCACTGGGGCGGATGGCGGATCGTGCCGGAGTCGGTCGAGTTCTGGCAGGGCCGCCCCGACCGGCTGCACGACCGGCTGCGCTTCCGCAACAACGACGGCGCCTGGGTCGTGGAGCGCCTCGCCCCCTGA
- a CDS encoding DUF397 domain-containing protein produces MTHALAGWRKSSRSGDSTACVEIGFAPGVVGVRDTKDRQGGTIALSAAAWARFVDALKADRYGT; encoded by the coding sequence ATGACCCACGCATTGGCCGGCTGGCGCAAGAGCAGCCGTAGCGGTGACAGCACCGCATGCGTCGAGATCGGGTTCGCTCCAGGGGTTGTCGGGGTCCGCGACACGAAGGACCGCCAGGGCGGGACTATTGCCTTGAGCGCGGCCGCCTGGGCGCGGTTCGTCGACGCGCTCAAGGCTGACCGCTACGGAACCTGA
- a CDS encoding acyl-CoA dehydrogenase family protein — protein sequence MPADRLLPTPEATDLLALTREIARDELAGAAAGHEAAGTFPREVFELLGKSGLLGLPYPEQYGGGEQPYEVYLQALEEISSAWMTVGVGLSVHTMACFPLAHFGTDEQREKWLPDMIGGRTLGGYALSESHAGSDAAALSTRAVRADDAYEVTGTKSWITHGGVADFYTLMARTSDDGPRGISCLLVDGTTPGLSAGTPEHKMGLTGSPTTELRFDGARVPAERLVGAEGDGLKIALAALDSGRLGIAACAVGLAQAALDLAVDYARQREQFGRPIIEFQGLEFLLADMAAAVHSARATYLDGARRRDAGLPFGMQASVAKLVATDAAMKVTTDAVQVLGGVGYTRDFPAERYMREAKVLQIFEGTNQIQRMLIGRHLAKG from the coding sequence ATGCCTGCCGACCGCCTGCTTCCCACCCCCGAAGCAACCGACCTGCTCGCCCTGACCAGGGAGATCGCCCGCGACGAGCTCGCAGGGGCCGCCGCCGGGCACGAGGCCGCGGGTACCTTCCCGCGGGAGGTCTTCGAGCTGCTCGGCAAGTCCGGCCTGCTCGGCCTGCCCTACCCGGAGCAGTACGGCGGCGGCGAGCAGCCGTACGAGGTCTACCTGCAGGCACTGGAGGAGATCAGCAGCGCCTGGATGACGGTGGGCGTCGGCCTGTCGGTGCACACCATGGCGTGCTTCCCGCTGGCCCACTTCGGCACCGATGAACAGCGGGAGAAATGGCTGCCCGACATGATCGGCGGCCGGACGCTCGGCGGGTACGCGCTGTCGGAGTCGCACGCGGGCTCCGACGCGGCGGCGCTGAGCACGCGCGCGGTGCGCGCGGACGACGCGTACGAGGTGACCGGCACCAAGTCGTGGATCACCCACGGCGGCGTCGCCGACTTCTACACCCTGATGGCGCGGACCTCCGACGACGGTCCGCGGGGCATCAGCTGCCTGCTGGTCGACGGCACGACGCCCGGCCTGTCGGCGGGCACGCCCGAGCACAAGATGGGGCTCACCGGTTCACCCACGACCGAGCTGCGCTTCGACGGCGCGCGGGTGCCCGCCGAGCGGCTCGTCGGAGCCGAGGGCGACGGGCTCAAGATCGCGCTCGCCGCGCTCGACTCGGGCCGGCTCGGCATCGCCGCCTGCGCCGTCGGCCTCGCCCAGGCCGCGCTGGACCTCGCCGTCGACTACGCCAGGCAGCGCGAGCAGTTCGGGCGGCCGATCATCGAGTTCCAGGGCCTGGAGTTCCTGCTCGCCGACATGGCCGCGGCCGTCCACTCGGCCCGCGCCACCTACCTCGACGGCGCCCGGCGCCGCGACGCCGGCCTGCCGTTCGGCATGCAGGCGTCGGTGGCCAAGCTGGTCGCCACCGACGCGGCGATGAAGGTGACCACCGACGCGGTGCAGGTCCTCGGCGGTGTCGGCTACACCCGCGACTTCCCCGCCGAGCGCTACATGCGCGAAGCCAAGGTGCTGCAGATCTTCGAAGGCACCAACCAGATCCAGCGCATGCTCATCGGCCGCCACCTGGCGAAGGGCTGA
- a CDS encoding aldose 1-epimerase family protein, with protein sequence MNDPVPATGRQFEIAHGAARAVVTEVGAALRAFEVGGVPYSETYGPDEQPPSAAGAVLVPWPNRVADGHWTLDGEPQQLALSEPARHNAIHGLLRHAPWRLVEHAESTVVLHAMVVSQPGWPVPLLTSIGYTLDDDGLTVTHTVENLGARATPFGVGVHPYPRAGHAETDDCVLRLAASSVLPVDPERLLPTRPPRALQGDEIEFRTGRRLAGVLLDTAFGGAAPAPDDPRERIRHTLTDPTGHGVELWADPVFKWVQVYTADDFPGRGRAVAIEPMTCPPAALNSGEDLLVLQPGETWIASWGLRPL encoded by the coding sequence GTGAATGATCCAGTTCCCGCCACCGGCCGGCAGTTCGAGATCGCCCATGGCGCCGCGCGGGCCGTCGTCACCGAGGTCGGCGCGGCGCTTCGCGCGTTCGAGGTCGGCGGGGTGCCGTACTCGGAGACCTACGGGCCCGACGAGCAGCCGCCTTCGGCGGCGGGAGCGGTGCTGGTGCCGTGGCCCAACCGGGTCGCCGACGGGCACTGGACGCTGGACGGCGAGCCGCAGCAGCTCGCGCTCTCCGAGCCTGCGCGGCACAACGCCATCCACGGCCTGCTGCGGCACGCGCCGTGGCGGCTGGTCGAGCACGCCGAGTCCACGGTCGTGCTGCACGCGATGGTGGTGTCGCAGCCGGGCTGGCCGGTGCCGCTGCTGACCTCCATCGGCTACACCCTCGACGACGACGGGCTCACCGTCACCCACACCGTGGAGAACCTCGGCGCCCGCGCCACGCCCTTCGGCGTCGGCGTGCACCCCTACCCGCGGGCGGGGCACGCCGAGACCGACGACTGCGTCCTGCGGCTGGCGGCCTCCAGCGTGCTGCCGGTCGACCCGGAGCGGCTGCTGCCCACCCGGCCGCCCAGAGCGCTGCAGGGCGACGAGATCGAGTTCCGCACCGGGCGCAGGCTCGCGGGCGTCCTGCTCGACACCGCCTTCGGCGGCGCCGCGCCCGCCCCGGACGACCCGCGGGAGCGCATCCGCCACACCCTCACCGACCCCACCGGCCACGGCGTGGAGCTGTGGGCGGACCCGGTGTTCAAGTGGGTGCAGGTCTACACCGCCGACGACTTCCCCGGGCGGGGACGGGCGGTCGCCATCGAGCCGATGACCTGCCCCCCGGCCGCCCTCAACTCCGGCGAGGACCTGCTCGTCCTCCAGCCCGGCGAAACCTGGATCGCCTCCTGGGGCCTCCGGCCTCTCTGA
- a CDS encoding TMEM175 family protein — MLSTPGGGSDIWGLPMDEESGGRVLALSDGVFAIAATLLALDLRVPEGLPSGELHAALHRMVSPLEGYAIAFLVIGVLWLGHHQLFALMRRIGPRVAALNVLLLLLVALLPFPSSVVNDYDDEPVVVISYALNVCLIALVQVAIVAVALHEDDFVPGVTRARAYVPSAITAGVFLLSMPIALVSTRWAMLSWLLLIPGQFVEARVNRAPGSGG, encoded by the coding sequence ATGCTGAGCACTCCGGGCGGCGGGTCCGACATCTGGGGGTTGCCGATGGACGAGGAGTCGGGCGGCCGGGTCCTGGCGCTCTCCGACGGCGTGTTCGCGATCGCCGCGACGTTGCTCGCGCTCGATCTGCGGGTGCCCGAGGGGCTGCCGTCCGGCGAGTTGCACGCCGCCCTCCACCGGATGGTGTCCCCGTTGGAGGGCTATGCCATCGCCTTCCTGGTGATCGGCGTGCTGTGGCTGGGACACCACCAGCTCTTCGCGCTGATGCGCCGGATCGGCCCGCGCGTCGCCGCCCTGAACGTGCTGCTGCTCCTGTTGGTCGCGCTGCTGCCGTTCCCGTCGTCGGTGGTCAACGACTACGACGACGAGCCCGTCGTGGTGATCTCCTACGCGCTGAACGTGTGTTTGATCGCGCTGGTCCAGGTGGCGATCGTGGCCGTGGCACTGCACGAGGACGACTTCGTGCCGGGGGTCACCAGGGCACGTGCGTACGTGCCCTCGGCGATCACCGCCGGGGTGTTTCTGCTCTCGATGCCGATCGCGCTGGTCAGCACGCGGTGGGCGATGCTGAGCTGGTTGCTGCTGATACCGGGCCAATTCGTCGAAGCCCGCGTCAACCGCGCACCGGGTAGCGGCGGTTGA
- a CDS encoding MFS transporter yields MQERSGEAVAERRTLRSRLGKVFLDTRPLRYPAYRRLWISNIVTSVGAQVSSVAVPKQVYDLTSSSAYVGLAGLFGLVPLLVFGLWGGAIADTVDRRRLLLVTNGGLAVTAVLLWLVAAGGVRSVWLVLVLFAAQQTFFAVNMPTRGAAIARLLPLHLLPSAQALGATVFQLGAITGPLLAGMLLPLLGLPVLYLVDAIALCAALWAVLRLPPLPPNEGAPARAGLRSILDGFRYLTLHKVLLASFLMDIIAMVFGMPRALFPEMAERTFGDPPGGGVALGLLFAAIPLGSFVFGVLSGWLHRVQRHGVGVTLGVVGWGVAVIGFGMSDALWLAVLFLAIGGGADLVSMVYRSAMLQAAATDEMRGRMQGVFTVVVAGGPRLADVLHGAGGAVVGTGAAVAGGGALVVFFAILAVLCLPAFWRYRAPQENDEPAEKANAE; encoded by the coding sequence GTGCAGGAGCGCAGCGGCGAGGCGGTGGCGGAACGGCGGACCCTCCGGTCCCGGCTCGGAAAGGTCTTCCTCGACACCCGGCCGCTCCGGTACCCGGCCTACCGCAGGCTGTGGATCTCCAACATCGTCACCTCGGTGGGCGCCCAGGTCAGCTCCGTCGCGGTGCCCAAGCAGGTCTACGACCTGACAAGTTCCTCGGCCTACGTCGGCCTGGCGGGCCTGTTCGGGCTGGTGCCGCTGCTGGTGTTCGGCCTGTGGGGCGGCGCGATCGCCGACACCGTCGACCGGCGCCGCCTGCTGCTGGTCACCAACGGCGGTCTCGCGGTCACGGCCGTGCTGCTGTGGCTCGTCGCCGCCGGAGGCGTCCGGTCGGTGTGGCTGGTGCTGGTGCTGTTCGCCGCGCAGCAGACCTTCTTCGCCGTGAACATGCCCACGCGCGGTGCCGCCATCGCGCGGCTGCTGCCGCTGCACCTGCTGCCGTCGGCGCAGGCGCTGGGCGCCACGGTCTTCCAGCTCGGCGCGATCACCGGGCCCCTGCTGGCGGGGATGCTGCTGCCGCTGCTGGGGCTGCCGGTGCTGTACCTGGTCGACGCGATCGCCCTGTGCGCGGCGCTGTGGGCGGTGCTGCGCCTGCCGCCGCTGCCGCCCAACGAGGGCGCGCCTGCCCGCGCCGGCCTGCGCTCGATCCTCGACGGCTTCCGCTACCTGACGCTGCACAAGGTGCTGCTGGCGTCGTTCCTGATGGACATCATCGCGATGGTGTTCGGGATGCCGCGCGCGCTGTTCCCGGAGATGGCCGAGCGGACCTTCGGCGACCCGCCGGGCGGGGGCGTGGCGCTGGGACTGCTGTTCGCGGCGATCCCGCTGGGCTCGTTCGTCTTCGGCGTCCTGTCCGGCTGGCTGCACCGCGTGCAGCGCCACGGCGTGGGCGTCACGCTCGGCGTCGTCGGCTGGGGGGTCGCCGTGATCGGCTTCGGGATGTCCGACGCCCTGTGGCTGGCGGTGCTGTTCCTCGCCATCGGAGGCGGCGCGGACCTGGTCAGCATGGTCTACCGCAGCGCGATGCTCCAGGCGGCCGCCACCGACGAGATGCGCGGCCGGATGCAGGGCGTGTTCACCGTCGTCGTCGCGGGCGGCCCGCGGCTGGCCGACGTGCTGCACGGCGCGGGCGGGGCGGTCGTCGGCACCGGCGCGGCGGTCGCGGGCGGCGGTGCGCTGGTCGTGTTCTTCGCCATCCTGGCGGTGTTGTGCCTACCCGCCTTCTGGCGTTATCGCGCTCCCCAGGAGAACGACGAACCGGCGGAGAAGGCCAACGCTGAGTAA
- a CDS encoding TIGR03086 family metal-binding protein — MDFLEDVIDLFTVACAGFERMLREVRPDQWTSPTPCAEWDVRQLVNHVARGNLNYVALLDGCTAAGFLRMRDADALGADPVGAYTRSARECTAAFTRPGALRQVLDYPLGPIQGRQALAVRTVDTAVHTWDLARAIGASEELDTGLIAWIDGHLDGIYAGLAETPTSASTTHRFFAAPGGAPEPGASQQDRLLHRMGRRPVRVDEVQVPDHT, encoded by the coding sequence GTGGACTTCCTCGAAGATGTGATCGATCTTTTCACCGTGGCCTGCGCAGGGTTCGAGCGGATGCTGCGCGAAGTGCGGCCGGACCAGTGGACTTCGCCGACGCCCTGCGCGGAGTGGGACGTGCGCCAACTCGTCAACCACGTGGCCAGGGGCAACCTCAACTACGTGGCGCTGCTGGACGGCTGCACCGCGGCGGGTTTCCTGCGGATGCGCGACGCCGACGCGTTGGGCGCGGATCCGGTCGGCGCCTACACGCGGTCCGCGCGGGAGTGCACCGCCGCGTTCACGCGCCCCGGCGCGCTGCGGCAGGTCCTCGACTACCCCTTGGGACCGATCCAGGGTCGGCAGGCGCTCGCCGTGAGGACGGTGGACACCGCTGTCCACACATGGGACCTCGCACGTGCCATCGGGGCATCCGAAGAGCTCGACACCGGCCTGATCGCGTGGATCGACGGCCACCTGGACGGGATCTACGCGGGCCTGGCCGAAACCCCCACCTCGGCAAGCACGACCCACCGTTTCTTCGCAGCTCCCGGCGGAGCGCCCGAACCCGGCGCGTCGCAGCAGGACCGGTTGCTGCACCGGATGGGCAGACGTCCCGTTCGCGTCGATGAAGTCCAAGTGCCCGACCACACCTGA
- a CDS encoding carbohydrate kinase family protein codes for MIVIGGEALVDLVPDQSTAEGELGPLHPRLGGGPYNVAIALGRLGVPVGFFARVSTDQFGDKLVERLHDSNVDTSLVQRGPQPTTLAVVGLAEDGSARYSFHTADTAVRFVEDQELPAETSAVAFGTLAMVLEPAASVYEKVLFREAERGRFVALDPNIRADLIEDPAAYRERFASWLPAVSLLKVSEEDAEWLAGDEDLATALRRWQQAGPAAVVMTRGAEGLTVLTASGEVFEVPGVRAEVADTIGAGDTVQAALLGWLHRNDALSVDAVRALGREDWERALRFAASAAAVTVSRPGAEPPFASEVD; via the coding sequence GTGATCGTCATCGGCGGAGAGGCCCTCGTCGACCTCGTCCCTGATCAGTCCACCGCGGAGGGCGAGCTCGGACCGCTGCACCCGCGGCTGGGCGGAGGCCCGTACAACGTCGCGATCGCGCTGGGCAGGCTCGGTGTGCCGGTGGGCTTCTTCGCGCGGGTCTCCACCGACCAGTTCGGCGACAAGCTTGTCGAGCGGCTGCACGACTCCAATGTGGACACCTCGCTGGTGCAGCGCGGCCCGCAGCCGACGACGCTGGCCGTGGTGGGGCTGGCGGAGGACGGTTCGGCCCGCTACAGCTTCCACACCGCCGACACCGCCGTGCGGTTCGTCGAGGATCAGGAGCTGCCCGCCGAGACGTCGGCGGTCGCCTTCGGCACGCTGGCCATGGTGCTGGAGCCCGCCGCGTCGGTGTACGAGAAGGTGCTGTTCCGCGAGGCCGAGCGCGGCCGCTTCGTCGCCCTGGACCCCAACATCCGGGCGGACCTGATCGAGGACCCCGCCGCCTACCGGGAGCGCTTCGCGAGCTGGCTGCCCGCCGTGAGCCTGCTGAAGGTGTCCGAGGAGGACGCCGAGTGGCTGGCCGGTGACGAGGACCTGGCGACGGCGCTTCGCCGCTGGCAGCAGGCCGGTCCGGCGGCCGTGGTCATGACCAGGGGCGCGGAGGGGCTGACGGTGCTCACCGCCTCCGGCGAGGTGTTCGAGGTGCCCGGCGTGCGGGCCGAGGTCGCCGACACGATCGGCGCGGGCGACACCGTGCAGGCGGCGCTGCTGGGCTGGCTGCACCGCAACGACGCCCTTTCGGTCGACGCCGTCCGCGCCCTCGGCCGCGAGGACTGGGAGCGGGCTCTGCGGTTCGCGGCGTCCGCCGCCGCCGTCACCGTGTCGCGACCGGGCGCGGAGCCGCCGTTCGCCTCCGAGGTGGACTGA
- a CDS encoding TetR/AcrR family transcriptional regulator, translating to MTTSDRSLVGGPRRRQAGSRQVSPRRAELLDRLRDLFLAEGFAHLTLDDLAGRLHCSKSTLYTLAGSKEQLAVRVVGHYFKTATAFVEGRVETVTDVRDRMRVYLDAAAEALRPASREFIEDMAANSATRATYEANAHAAADRVRRYIRDGVREGVFREVHAALVAEMVGRTISGIQSGEIGERTGLSDAEAFAALSQFLLGGLSAEQGDNGRDHSTEEK from the coding sequence ATGACCACCTCCGACCGCTCGCTCGTAGGCGGGCCCCGCCGCAGGCAGGCGGGGTCGCGGCAGGTCAGCCCCCGGCGGGCGGAGCTGCTCGACCGGTTGCGCGACCTGTTCCTGGCCGAGGGCTTCGCGCACCTGACGCTCGACGACCTCGCAGGCCGCCTGCACTGCTCGAAGTCGACGCTCTACACGCTGGCCGGCAGCAAGGAACAGCTCGCCGTGCGCGTGGTGGGCCACTACTTCAAGACCGCGACCGCCTTCGTCGAGGGCCGCGTCGAGACGGTGACCGACGTCCGCGACCGCATGCGCGTGTACCTTGATGCCGCAGCAGAGGCGCTGCGGCCGGCATCCCGCGAGTTCATCGAGGACATGGCGGCCAACTCCGCGACCAGGGCCACCTACGAGGCCAACGCGCACGCCGCGGCGGACCGCGTCCGCCGCTACATCCGGGACGGCGTCCGCGAGGGCGTCTTCCGCGAGGTGCACGCCGCGCTGGTCGCCGAGATGGTCGGCCGGACGATCAGCGGCATCCAGAGTGGCGAGATCGGTGAGCGCACCGGGCTGTCGGACGCGGAGGCGTTCGCGGCGCTTTCGCAGTTCCTGCTCGGCGGGCTGTCGGCGGAGCAGGGCGACAACGGGCGCGACCACAGTACGGAGGAAAAGTGA
- a CDS encoding APC family permease has protein sequence MANETTVNDDAPGGAQNPGLKKVMGPKLLLFFVVGDILGTTIYSLTGKVAGKVGGALWIPFLVAFLVAFLTAFSYLELVGKYPKAGGAPLYVHRAFGVHFVTFLIAFAVMCSGITSASSAAQAFSGDYLEAIVPGVPAWPVAIGFLLILAGINLRGVGESVKMNVVLTCVELTGLLIVIVFGAFAIFGGSSNPDLVPDPSRLTQFNADTSPLLAVTSATALAFFAMVGFEDSVNMAEETKDPAKNFPRALLMGLSITAAIYLIIALITSTLVPTDELAESDGPLLLVVQAAAPWFPPILFSAIALFAVTNTALINMLMASRLVYGMAQEKIIPKQFGAVHRTRQTPWVSILFTSIIAMVLVSSLDISDLGSTTSLLLLAVFAVVNVAVLVLRKDKVEHDHFKAPTWVPVLGALSCAFFASPLSGRPVDEYLIAGALLGIGVIFWVINYFVTGKTRFDAAKLSK, from the coding sequence ATGGCCAACGAAACGACCGTGAACGACGACGCGCCCGGCGGTGCGCAGAACCCTGGCCTCAAGAAGGTCATGGGTCCGAAACTGCTGCTGTTCTTCGTGGTCGGGGACATCCTCGGGACCACGATCTACTCCCTGACCGGCAAGGTCGCCGGCAAGGTCGGCGGCGCGTTGTGGATCCCGTTCCTGGTCGCGTTCCTGGTGGCCTTCCTGACCGCCTTCAGCTACCTGGAACTGGTCGGCAAGTACCCGAAGGCGGGCGGCGCCCCGCTGTACGTGCACCGCGCCTTCGGCGTGCACTTCGTGACGTTCCTGATCGCCTTCGCGGTGATGTGCTCCGGCATCACCTCGGCGTCGTCGGCCGCGCAGGCGTTCAGCGGTGACTACCTGGAGGCCATCGTCCCGGGCGTCCCGGCGTGGCCGGTGGCGATCGGCTTCCTGCTGATCCTGGCCGGCATCAACCTCCGCGGCGTCGGCGAGTCGGTGAAGATGAACGTGGTGCTCACCTGCGTCGAGCTCACCGGTCTGCTGATCGTCATCGTCTTCGGCGCCTTTGCGATCTTCGGCGGCAGCAGCAACCCGGATCTGGTGCCCGACCCGAGCAGGCTCACCCAGTTCAACGCCGACACCTCGCCGCTGCTGGCGGTCACCTCGGCGACCGCGCTGGCGTTCTTCGCGATGGTCGGCTTCGAGGACTCGGTCAACATGGCCGAGGAGACCAAGGACCCGGCGAAGAACTTCCCGCGCGCGCTGCTGATGGGTCTGAGCATCACCGCGGCCATCTACCTGATCATCGCGCTGATCACCTCGACGCTGGTGCCCACCGACGAGCTCGCCGAGTCCGACGGCCCGCTGCTGCTGGTCGTGCAGGCCGCCGCGCCGTGGTTCCCGCCGATCCTGTTCTCGGCGATCGCGCTGTTCGCGGTCACCAACACCGCGCTGATCAACATGCTGATGGCCAGCAGGCTGGTCTACGGCATGGCCCAGGAGAAGATCATCCCGAAGCAGTTCGGCGCGGTGCACCGCACCCGTCAGACGCCGTGGGTGTCGATCCTGTTCACCAGCATCATCGCGATGGTCCTGGTCAGCTCGCTGGACATCTCCGACCTCGGCAGCACCACCTCGCTGCTGCTGCTCGCGGTTTTCGCCGTCGTCAACGTCGCGGTCCTGGTGCTGCGCAAGGACAAGGTCGAGCACGATCACTTCAAGGCCCCCACCTGGGTGCCCGTGCTCGGCGCGCTGAGCTGCGCCTTCTTCGCCAGCCCGCTGTCGGGGCGGCCGGTCGACGAGTACCTCATCGCGGGTGCGCTGCTGGGAATCGGCGTGATCTTCTGGGTGATTAACTACTTCGTCACCGGCAAGACACGATTCGACGCCGCCAAGCTCAGCAAGTAG
- a CDS encoding helix-turn-helix domain-containing protein, whose protein sequence is MVNTPRAHALAKELRVARKALGLTLEQLAAEVGLSRAKVSRIENAKQGITEADVATLLAGLRIKGDEREQLLKMARELDQPAWWELHKGLAAQITGLIDAEQRAARITEVTSSYVPGLLQTRDYSRAIFESGYKTGPEIDEAVNIRQVRQGVLYKTSPADLVVFMDEAVLHRPVGGPAVAAEQFSHVLKAAERPNIVVRVVPMRLGAHKGLDGGFMLLETERGGTAIYVEAQNAGLVLTDPEEESPFRRTIARIEEVALPPDESAKLIAACAARFEGRET, encoded by the coding sequence ATGGTCAACACACCCCGTGCTCATGCCTTGGCGAAGGAGCTTCGCGTCGCACGCAAGGCGCTCGGGCTGACCCTCGAACAGCTCGCGGCGGAGGTCGGACTGTCGCGTGCGAAGGTCAGCCGCATCGAGAACGCGAAGCAAGGCATCACCGAAGCCGATGTAGCAACCCTGTTGGCCGGGCTTCGGATCAAGGGCGACGAACGCGAGCAACTGCTGAAGATGGCGCGGGAGCTGGACCAACCGGCGTGGTGGGAGCTGCACAAGGGTCTGGCCGCCCAGATCACGGGCCTGATCGACGCGGAACAACGGGCTGCTCGCATCACGGAGGTGACGTCTTCGTACGTGCCCGGCTTGCTGCAAACCCGGGACTACTCACGGGCTATCTTCGAGTCCGGCTACAAGACGGGCCCGGAGATCGACGAGGCGGTCAACATCAGGCAGGTCCGCCAAGGCGTTCTGTACAAGACCAGCCCGGCTGACCTGGTGGTGTTCATGGACGAAGCTGTGCTGCATCGTCCGGTAGGAGGTCCCGCCGTCGCTGCGGAACAGTTCAGCCACGTTCTCAAGGCGGCCGAACGCCCGAACATCGTCGTGCGAGTTGTTCCGATGAGGCTCGGGGCGCACAAGGGTCTCGACGGAGGTTTCATGCTGCTTGAAACCGAGCGAGGTGGCACGGCCATCTACGTGGAAGCGCAGAACGCGGGCTTGGTCCTCACTGATCCTGAAGAGGAGTCACCTTTCCGTCGCACGATCGCTAGGATCGAAGAGGTGGCGCTGCCACCGGACGAATCAGCCAAGCTCATCGCCGCATGCGCGGCTCGGTTCGAGGGGCGAGAGACATGA